TCTTATGTCATTGGTTATTTATAACCCACTTAGAGCTAATGACCAACCACCTCAACATCCTTCCTCGCATTGAATCAGGAGCATGCATCCAGAAAGGCTGCTTTGCAACATTGCCAATTGGCATAATCACCCAATGTGGAAAGAGATGACATTGTGCAGATTAAAATCAACAGTAGCATCTGACTTGCTCAAGACACTGGATATGTATCTATGGTGGGGTCTGGGATGCggtggggtcacactcagtggtactcaggaactacACTAGTCACGGTGCTCAGGATCTCTACCTGGCAGcctttggggaccatgtagttactagggattggacctggggctcctgcatgcagagcatgagcTCAGTCCTTTGAGTGTATCCCCAGCTGACACTGTCTAGTGTGAGGGACTCTGCCTGTGGTGACCTTGGATCCCAGCATCACGAGGGGAGCTGCATCTGCTGTTCTGGCTTGAATAGGGGCCATAACACATGCTGCAGATATTCTACCACTTCAACACACTCCCGGCCCTGAGGTGTTGTGTGAATGTTCGTGCGGTCAGAGGTGCTGAGATAAGGCAAGGGGAAGAAATGtcttggaggactaaggctctctctggctcttagcaaaggcagaggacCTCGTgaacctccttttattgatcatggtagccctaaagggcgcaatatagtgacgtcaccaaaggcatcaaaagatgttataggaagacattgaggcaacattatttccttgtatctgcaggccagtaatctaggcctctggaaagaagatgcaaaaccaaaactgaaaccttccttgggctaaaagcacttggatttacatcccaaagacaaaactgggccctgcacctgaaatctacatcccaaagactaggctgggccagagcctacaatttacaatatcaaaggtcaggcctggctaacaccatctgcatgtcaaagaccagccaggcttctgtgagagaaggaaaactgctcttttctatatgctgaaattatttttctgaaggcagcttgaaggaggaaaatgttcagcttcatccaaaccagtcaggacacaagAGAAATCTTGCCTATTTttatgggtccctatgttcctgtccatagtacagtacagtctacatgggctggCCCTGATAGCTCAGCCCAGCCCCAATACCGAGGCACAGTATTTTGTGTATTTGTTGATCCCTTTACCCTTAAATAATCTTAAATAATCAGCAGCCCGTCTGGTTATCCCCTTTGTCAAATTAATTTCACATATTGGCATGTAGAAATGAGCATGTGATGACCCAAAGCATGCCCAGTTCTCCAGGGCATTCAGTCGGGCTGGGAGATCATCTAAGATGGAATAGTGGAAACTCATACTGGGCCACAATATCTGCTACTCCAAAGCAAAGTCAGCATCTCCCAGACCATTCCACTAGCCTGTGGGTTTATTTCCCCTCTAGTTCTGTGAACGATCATTTCACAGACACACCCTCATAAGGGAGTCCGTCAGAGAACCACCGTGTCAGAGAAGAGAAAATCTGAATCATCATATTGAAATTGAAACATACAAACATTTCCTGATTATACCCGATTGGTTTATGCCCTAAAGTCTTCAATGCATAGACTGAGCTATTCCACTGGTAACAGTCATAGCATTTGAAGAATCAGAGTGTCTGCACAATGAAGACATGATATTTCACTTCTGGTTGTTTTAACTCTTTTGACTGTTTCCTTTTGAGGGCAAAGCTCCCAAAACTCTTGACATGACCCTGACTGTTTCCTAGCACTTAGATCTCTGAAGAAGATAAGTGAATAAACAACTTCAGAGCAATAAGGAAACATGTTCTTTAATCTTTTCTGATGACATGGGGGGCACGTGTCTCACAGCAGGGCCTAGAGAGACTGGGGTGATGGCGCAGGAGCACAAAGGGACAGATGGTGGGGAAGCATGCAGCTGACAGCGCAGACACATTCACCAGCACCCAGCTGGGACTCGGGGAGAGGCCGAGACACATGTGAAAGACAGAGGAGAGGGCGTACAGGGACACAAAGGTGCTGAGCAGTACGAGGATGGTGTGGGTGGCCCTGGTCTCTGGGGAATCTGTGGGGGTGCTGCGGGTGGTGTGGATGTGTTGAACTTGTATCTTGTGCCTGTATAGCATGGAAACCATGGAGACACTGGCccaaaccatgatgcccagagAGCAGAAGTCAGGGACTGACAACAATGTTGTATAGATGTAGGCTGATATTTCATATCGAAAGGAGacaaaacagtaaccaaaatctcTTTGTCCTGTAATGTTTTTGCTGCCCAATCTGTCAGTTACACACACAGTGACCATGACATTGATCAACAGGTTCAACACCCAGTTCAGCATCAAAGAGGAGTCAAGGTATTTGGCGGCTCTGTCCTTAAGCTCAGCCCAGCGTGGGGTCCACTGCCTGAGGGTGACCAGCTGGAAG
This Sorex araneus isolate mSorAra2 chromosome 8, mSorAra2.pri, whole genome shotgun sequence DNA region includes the following protein-coding sequences:
- the LOC101558013 gene encoding vomeronasal type-1 receptor 4-like, which translates into the protein MTMKRNVSHLETSSVTSGHWAVGMMFVIQTLVGVLGNFSLLLHYVSHSSTGGRLRPTDLILRHLTVANFLVILSKGVTQTTASLGVEDFLGDAGCKVIFYTHRVGRGVSTGSTCLLSVFQLVTLRQWTPRWAELKDRAAKYLDSSLMLNWVLNLLINVMVTVCVTDRLGSKNITGQRDFGYCFVSFRYEISAYIYTTLLSVPDFCSLGIMVWASVSMVSMLYRHKIQVQHIHTTRSTPTDSPETRATHTILVLLSTFVSLYALSSVFHMCLGLSPSPSWVLVNVSALSAACFPTICPFVLLRHHPSLSRPCCETRAPHVIRKD